In Triticum aestivum cultivar Chinese Spring chromosome 5B, IWGSC CS RefSeq v2.1, whole genome shotgun sequence, the following proteins share a genomic window:
- the LOC123116037 gene encoding endoglucanase 4-like, which produces MGPSKACMSAYLIAVLCLVAGARNAAAFNYADALDKAVLFFEAQRSGKLPPGQRVAWRADSALSDGNASNVDLVGGYYDAGDNVKFGLPMAFMVTMLSWSVVEFGGAMPGGQLANAEAAVRWGSDYLLKAATATPGALYVQVADPYQDHRCWERPEDMDTPRAVYKVTPQSPGSDVAGETAAALAAASLVFRAREPAYSSRLLRAARQVFDFADRYRGSYSDSLSSVVCPFYCSYSGYQDELLWAATWLHLASSPSPSSQGVYMSYINSNGHTLGAEQDSYTVSWDDKRAATKVLLSKVLLQNRVEGLRGYKAHADKYICSLVPGAGGFQSQYTPGGLLFKEGDSNMEYVTSTAFLLLTYAKYLGSTGGAASCGATAVTPSTLVSLAKKQVDYILGANPAGMSYMVGFGARYPRRVHHRGASMPSVRDHPARIGCDEGFHYLHSSDPDRNVLVGAVVGGPDQSDSYSDSRDNYAQAEPSTYTNAPLVGALAFFSGARSA; this is translated from the exons ATGGGACCCTCCAAAGCCTGCATGTCCGCTTACCTGATCGCAGTCCTCTGCCTGGTCGCCGGTGCGCGCAACGCCGCGGCGTTCAACTACGCGGACGCCCTCGACAAGGCGGTCCTCTTCTTCGAGGCGCAGCGCTCCGGGAAGCTGCCGCCGGGCCAACGCGTGGCGTGGCGCGCCGACTCCGCCCTCTCCGACGGCAACGCCTCCAAT GTGGACCTTGTCGGAGGCTACTACGACGCCGGGGACAACGTCAAGTTCGGCCTGCCCATGGCGTTCATGGTGACCATGCTGTCGTGGAGCGTGGTCGAGTTCGGCGGCGCGATGCCGGGCGGCCAGCTCGCCAACGCCGAGGCCGCGGTGCGTTGGGGCTCCGACTACCTGCTCAAGGCAGCGACGGCCACGCCGGGTGCGCTGTACGTGCAGGTGGCGGACCCGTACCAGGACCACCGGTGCTGGGAGCGGCCGGAGGACATGGACACTCCGCGCGCCGTGTACAAGGTGACGCCCCAGAGCCCCGGGTCGGACGTGGCCGGCGAGACCGCGGCGGCGCTGGCCGCGGCCTCCCTCGTGTTCCGGGCCCGCGAGCCGGCCTACTCGTCCAGGCTGCTCCGCGCCGCTCGCCAGGTATTCGATTTCGCGGACCGGTACAGGGGCTCCTACAGCGACTCGCTCAGCTCCGTGGTGTGTCCCTTCTACTGCTCCTACTCCGGCTACCAG gacgAGCTCCTTTGGGCGGCGACGTGGCTGCACCtggcgtcgtcgccgtcgccgagctcgcagGGCGTGTACATGTCGTACATCAACTCCAACGGGCACACTCTCGGCGCGGAGCAAGACAGCTACACCGTCAGCTGGGACGACAAGCGCGCCGCCACCAAAGTCCTCCTCTCCAAG GTGTTGCTGCAGAACCGGGTGGAGGGCCTGCGCGGGTACAAGGCGCACGCCGACAAGTACATCTGCTCCCTCGTCCCCGGCGCCGGCGGCTTCCAGTCCCAGTACACGCCAGGAGGCCTCCTGTTCAAGGAAGGCGACAGCAACATGGAGTACGTCACCTCCACGGCCTTCCTGCTCCTCACCTACGCCAAGTACCTCGGCTCCACCGGCGGCGCCGCCTCCTGCGGCGccaccgccgtcaccccctccacCCTCGTCTCGCTCGCCAAGAAGCAG GTGGACTACATCCTGGGCGCGAACCCGGCGGGGATGTCGTACATGGTGGGGTTCGGGGCGCGGTACCCGAGGCGCGTGCACCACCGGGGCGCCTCCATGCCGTCGGTGCGCGACCACCCGGCCCGCATCGGCTGCGACGAGGGGTTCCACTACCTGCACTCCTCCGACCCGGACCGCAACGTGCTCGTCGGCGCCGTCGTCGGCGGCCCCGACCAGAGCGACAGCTACTCCGACAGCCGCGACAACTACGCGCAGGCCGAGCCGTCCACCTACACAAACGCGCCACTCGTCGGCGCCCTTGCCTTCTTCTCGGGGGCACGCTCAGCATAA